TCTGAAGGCTCACTGAATACTGGAAAACATATACACAAGTATACAGGATATTATAATTTACACACTGATTAAAGAGGAAAAACTAATTTTGCAATGTACAAAAGCAAGAACGGCAAACACACCTGCAAGCAGGGAATGTTGCCCTCTGAGAAGTTGAATGTGCCGATGATGTCCTCCCCGAGTCTGTATACAGTCTTGAAGATGCAGAACTTTGCCACTTTCCCACGCATATTGGTGATATTAAACATGTctggacaaaacaaagaaacacaggtCAAATGTGGACatccaaataaaaaacagtggaaaatatAATTCAGAGAAGAAGAGTAAAAGTAGAATACCAGTTTTATTTAGAGTTATAGAGCATTTGCTCAACTACTGTTACTATTTGTGTCCAGTTTACATTTCTGTATGaaattactttgtttttttactaatgTCATCCATTTTAGTACATgttcatatatgtttacatgtCAAATccagctttttttgtttttcttgctatAAACTTAATTTCTTTCTGTGGATGACAGATGTCTTAAAGCAAAGAGCATACAATTTCACacaataatatgaaaatattgaacAACTGAAAGACAATGAAATAGAATTAAtaacaaaactgacaaaagcAGAATAAGGCattgtgtttaaaaaacaactcGAGTGAGATAATATAATGACTCACGGGGGCAGCGTCTTGAGGTGGTGACCATCAGCATGTCCAGTGCTCTCTCCAAAGGCCGAGCATCCCTGCGGCTcgcttcctcttcctccaggaACGGGTTGGAGGGGGAAACCTCCTCATCCTGGGGAAAAGGAGGCTCTGGCATGCCTACAGGAAGTCAAAATACACTATTTTAATTTTTGAACCTCCATTTTCTAAGCAAGGTATTAAACTGTCAAATAGCAAAATAAACCAGTCCCTTTCactaacaacaaaaatatttctagGGTGTTACGGTGTTACCTGCTTCAACGGctagaaaaaaaacttaatatccacagctttttttttttttttttttaaaaccagcaTTTATCTGCTGAAGTTTTCATTCTGTTCTTcaccaaaaataaaagcagaagtAAACATTTCACCACTTCAGTGGTTTTAAAGTGACACACCTCATTAGCAGTGCAAAATGCACgcaactgaaatgaaaagtaGTTCAGATTCATCTCACCTTGCAGAACCAGCACTCTGAAGGGAACTCTGAGTAGTTTGATAGGAGAGTTGACTCTCTGGCAACCGATGGTCAGTTTGTAGACGTACTTCACCGCCTGACCACGGAAACTAGGAGGACCATCTATGGGTACGATCTCACTGTATGAATCTGAGGGAAAGTGAGTACACATGTCAGACTGTTTGAattacacacagaaagaaacatgTTCATGTATAAATGTTGCATGGCCATTTAGGAAAAAACTACTAGCTATGACACATTTCTATAATCTAAATCTCTATAATGTAAAGGTGTTGTCGTTTAGACAAGCAAGCACTATGGTTTTGGTTATGGTTACAGGTTTTGCTCTCCCCGGGGTCCAGGCGCAGGTCACAGAATAATATCTTAGGTGGTGTGTCCAGCACACACTGCCCTCGCTCTCCTGTAGAAAAAAGGAATTAGTGTTGAGGAGGTTTGAGGCATGTCACACATGAAGCAATAAGGCTATTAAAAAAAGGCTAATAATATCCAGAACCTGTTAAATCTTTGTCTGAAGACTTGttgtattttagtttgtttacagCAGAGAGTGATTTTCATTTCTGCTAATCTCAGAGTGCATCTTTTTCTCCCCCCCACTAACCTCTGCTTGGAATAAGCACTGTGTCGCTCTCAGCCTGGACGTCCTGTTTGTTTCCCTGGGCCGGCAGGGCCACTCTGCTCTCACTGGCATGAAACTGGCAGTGGATCTGGGCACTGGCCCATGCCAGCATCTCACTGAGacacaatcagaaaataagGGTTACACAATTTACAGAGTGATTGGTTAAATGATTTGCTTGTCCTGCATCACATGGTCCCAGTCCATATGGGGTTACAGGACACTAGACAGACAATGAAGGTGATTGCGTAGAAATAATGATATACAGATTCACAAATTCACAACATTTCAAAAGGTCCCATATACATAGCTGAAGGATACAGTTTAATCAGTCTTAGCCACCAtgcgtttcttttttttttataaa
This sequence is a window from Siniperca chuatsi isolate FFG_IHB_CAS linkage group LG22, ASM2008510v1, whole genome shotgun sequence. Protein-coding genes within it:
- the rgp1 gene encoding RAB6A-GEF complex partner protein 2 yields the protein MIEVVASMARGPVFLAGELMECLITFTNPMSHLSTSASSEMLAWASAQIHCQFHASESRVALPAQGNKQDVQAESDTVLIPSRGERGQCVLDTPPKILFCDLRLDPGESKTYSYSEIVPIDGPPSFRGQAVKYVYKLTIGCQRVNSPIKLLRVPFRVLVLQGMPEPPFPQDEEVSPSNPFLEEEEASRRDARPLERALDMLMVTTSRRCPHMFNITNMRGKVAKFCIFKTVYRLGEDIIGTFNFSEGNIPCLQYSVSLQNEEEIQQQYQRRPGQAVSVTGHGRHLESCLHTASSHFSLPIPLNVTPGFSTDIVILRWRLHFEFVTAREPMEPPTVLQNQSEVTVWAGAEHVDVDTFSWDLPIKVLPTNPALASYMSHFTGTNSINI